The Mycolicibacterium flavescens genome has a segment encoding these proteins:
- the secA1 gene encoding Preprotein translocase subunit SecA: MLQKLLRLGEGRMVKRLKGVADYVDSLEGDVEKLTDAELRGKTDEFKKRVDNGESLDDLLPEAFAVAREAAWRVLDQKPFKVQLMGGAALHFGNVAEMKTGEGKTLTGVLPAYLNALSGKGVHIVTVNDYLARRDAEWMGRVHRFLGLEVDVILAQMTPDQRRTAYAADITYGTNNEFGFDYLRDNMAHSLDDLVQRGHNFAIVDEVDSILIDEARTPLIISGPADGASQWYTEFARIVPLMEKDVHYEVDIRKRTVGVHELGVEFVEDQLGIDNLYEAANSPLVSYLNNALKAKELFQRDKDYIVRDGDVLIVDEFTGRVLVGRRYNEGMHQAIEAKERVEIKAENQTLATITLQNYFRLYDKLAGMTGTAQTEAAELHEIYKLGVVPIPTNKPMIRADQSDLIYKTEEAKYIAVVDDVAERYEKGQPVLIGTTSVERSEYLSRQFTKRRIPHNVLNAKYHEQEASIIAEAGRLGAITVATNMAGRGTDIVLGGNPDFLTDKRLRERGLDPVETPDEYEKVWHETLSAVKAECARESEDVIAAGGLYVLGTERHESRRIDNQLRGRSGRQGDPGESRFYLSLGDELMRRFNGATLESLLTRLNLPDDVPIEAKMVTRAIKSAQTQVEQQNFEVRKNVLKYDEVMNKQRVVIYDERRRILEGENLAEQARNMLVDVITAYVDGATAEGYSEDWDLEQLWTALRQLYPVGIDHHDLIDSDAIGEPGELTREELLEALIADADRAYAEREKQIEEIAGEGAMRQLERNVLLNVLDRKWREHLYEMDYLKEGIGLRAMAQRDPLVEYQREGYDMFIGMLEGLKEESVGFLFNVAVEPAPQPTVAPVAPPSGLSEFAEAAAAQAQGGVATKERPTGTGLRAKGIDDESRPLTYTGPSEDGSAEVQRSGNGSGAPRQAAPSGGTRKQRREAARQQAREQKAMRRR, encoded by the coding sequence GTGCTGCAAAAGTTGCTGCGTCTCGGCGAGGGCCGGATGGTCAAACGCCTCAAGGGGGTGGCCGACTACGTCGACTCCCTGGAGGGCGACGTCGAGAAGCTGACCGACGCTGAACTGCGGGGCAAGACCGACGAGTTCAAAAAGCGCGTGGACAACGGCGAAAGCCTCGACGACCTGCTGCCCGAAGCGTTCGCCGTCGCCCGCGAGGCGGCCTGGCGGGTGCTCGACCAGAAGCCGTTCAAGGTGCAGTTGATGGGCGGCGCGGCGCTGCACTTCGGAAACGTCGCGGAGATGAAGACCGGTGAAGGCAAGACGCTGACCGGCGTGCTCCCGGCCTACCTCAACGCGCTGTCGGGCAAGGGCGTGCACATCGTCACCGTGAACGACTACCTGGCCAGGCGCGACGCCGAGTGGATGGGCCGCGTGCACCGGTTCCTCGGCCTGGAGGTCGACGTGATCCTGGCGCAGATGACCCCCGACCAGCGGCGAACCGCCTACGCCGCCGACATCACCTACGGCACGAACAACGAATTCGGCTTCGACTACCTGCGCGACAACATGGCGCACTCCCTGGACGACCTGGTCCAGCGCGGACACAACTTCGCGATCGTCGACGAGGTCGACTCCATCCTCATCGACGAGGCCCGCACCCCGCTGATCATCTCCGGCCCCGCCGACGGCGCGTCGCAGTGGTACACGGAGTTCGCCAGGATCGTGCCGCTGATGGAAAAGGACGTCCACTACGAGGTCGACATCCGCAAGCGCACCGTCGGCGTGCACGAACTCGGCGTCGAGTTCGTCGAGGACCAGCTGGGTATCGACAACCTCTACGAGGCGGCCAACTCGCCGCTGGTCAGCTACCTGAACAACGCGCTCAAGGCCAAGGAGCTGTTCCAGCGCGACAAGGACTACATCGTGCGCGACGGCGACGTGCTCATCGTCGACGAGTTCACCGGTCGCGTGCTGGTGGGCCGTCGCTACAACGAGGGCATGCACCAGGCCATCGAGGCCAAGGAGCGCGTCGAGATCAAGGCCGAGAACCAGACGCTGGCCACGATCACGCTGCAGAACTATTTCCGCCTCTACGACAAACTCGCAGGTATGACCGGCACCGCGCAGACCGAGGCGGCCGAGCTGCACGAGATCTACAAGCTCGGTGTGGTTCCCATCCCGACCAACAAGCCGATGATCCGCGCCGATCAATCCGACCTGATCTACAAGACCGAAGAGGCCAAGTACATCGCGGTCGTCGACGACGTCGCCGAGCGCTACGAGAAGGGCCAGCCGGTCCTGATCGGCACCACCAGCGTGGAGCGCTCGGAGTACCTGTCTCGCCAGTTCACCAAGCGCAGGATCCCGCACAATGTGCTCAACGCGAAGTACCACGAGCAGGAGGCCTCGATCATCGCCGAGGCCGGCCGGCTGGGCGCGATCACCGTCGCGACCAACATGGCGGGCCGCGGTACTGACATCGTGCTCGGCGGCAACCCGGACTTCCTCACCGACAAGCGGCTGCGCGAACGCGGCCTGGACCCGGTGGAGACCCCGGACGAGTACGAGAAGGTCTGGCACGAGACGCTGTCCGCGGTCAAAGCCGAGTGCGCGCGCGAGTCCGAGGACGTCATCGCCGCGGGCGGCCTGTACGTGCTGGGCACCGAACGGCACGAGTCCCGCCGCATCGACAACCAGCTGCGCGGCCGCTCCGGCCGCCAGGGCGACCCTGGCGAATCCCGGTTCTACCTGTCGCTTGGTGACGAGCTGATGCGACGGTTCAACGGCGCCACCCTGGAGTCGTTGCTGACCCGGCTGAACCTGCCCGACGACGTGCCGATCGAGGCGAAGATGGTCACCCGCGCCATCAAGAGCGCGCAGACGCAGGTTGAGCAGCAGAACTTCGAGGTCCGCAAGAACGTCCTCAAGTACGACGAGGTGATGAATAAGCAGCGCGTCGTCATCTACGACGAGCGCAGGCGCATCCTCGAGGGCGAGAACCTCGCCGAACAGGCCCGCAACATGCTCGTCGACGTGATCACCGCCTACGTCGACGGTGCCACGGCTGAAGGCTATTCCGAGGACTGGGATCTCGAACAGCTCTGGACCGCGCTGCGGCAGCTCTACCCCGTGGGCATCGACCACCACGACCTGATCGACTCCGACGCGATCGGTGAGCCCGGCGAGTTGACGCGCGAGGAGCTGCTGGAGGCGTTGATCGCCGACGCCGACCGCGCGTACGCCGAGCGGGAGAAGCAGATCGAGGAGATCGCGGGCGAGGGCGCGATGCGCCAGTTGGAGCGCAATGTGCTGCTCAACGTGCTGGACCGCAAGTGGCGCGAACACCTCTACGAGATGGACTACCTCAAGGAGGGCATCGGCCTGCGGGCGATGGCGCAGCGCGATCCGCTGGTCGAGTACCAGCGCGAGGGTTACGACATGTTCATCGGAATGCTCGAGGGGCTCAAGGAGGAGTCGGTCGGGTTCCTGTTCAACGTCGCGGTCGAACCCGCGCCGCAGCCGACCGTCGCCCCGGTCGCACCGCCGTCCGGTCTGAGCGAGTTCGCCGAGGCCGCCGCCGCACAAGCCCAAGGTGGGGTGGCGACCAAGGAACGACCGACGGGAACGGGCCTGCGCGCCAAGGGAATCGACGACGAGTCGCGTCCGCTGACCTACACCGGGCCGTCGGAGGACGGGTCGGCCGAGGTGCAGCGGTCGGGCAACGGCAGTGGCGCCCCGCGGCAGGCTGCGCCCAGCGGCGGCACCCGCAAGCAGCGGCGCGAAGCCGCGCGCCAGCAGGCCCGCGAGCAGAAGGCGATGCGCAGGCGTTAA
- a CDS encoding SSU ribosomal protein S30P translates to MVIEDETPEARPRAEVAVTGRNVEIPDHFRTYVAEKLSRLERFDRSIYLFDVELDHERNRRQRKYCQHVEITARGRGPVVRAEACADSFYGAMESAVDKLAERLRRARDRRKIHYGDKTPVSVAKATAVTAPPEPLTATPAEHDGAALDEHEPGRIVRIKEHPATPMTVDDALSQMELVGHDFFLFHDKESDLPSVVYRRHAYDYGLIRLA, encoded by the coding sequence ATGGTGATCGAGGACGAAACGCCCGAAGCCCGACCGCGCGCCGAAGTCGCGGTCACCGGTCGCAACGTCGAGATCCCCGACCACTTCCGCACGTACGTCGCAGAGAAACTGTCACGCCTGGAACGATTCGACCGCTCGATCTATCTGTTCGACGTCGAGCTCGATCACGAGCGGAACCGACGTCAACGCAAGTACTGCCAACACGTGGAGATCACCGCGCGCGGCCGCGGCCCCGTGGTCCGCGCCGAAGCCTGTGCCGACAGCTTCTACGGCGCGATGGAATCAGCGGTGGACAAGCTCGCCGAGCGGCTGCGCCGTGCGCGTGATCGCCGCAAGATCCACTACGGCGACAAAACCCCGGTATCGGTCGCCAAGGCCACCGCGGTCACCGCACCACCCGAGCCGCTGACAGCGACGCCGGCCGAACACGACGGCGCGGCGCTCGACGAGCACGAGCCCGGACGCATCGTGCGGATCAAGGAGCATCCGGCCACCCCGATGACCGTCGATGACGCGCTGTCGCAGATGGAACTGGTAGGCCACGACTTCTTCCTTTTCCATGACAAGGAGAGCGACCTGCCGTCCGTGGTCTACCGCAGGCACGCCTACGACTACGGCTTGATTCGGCTCGCCTGA
- a CDS encoding putative amidophosphoribosyltransferase codes for MDPGVPVYSLGRYAGPRRAVVIAVKEHGRNDLLRPLAGALRAGLSHLLTWGLLDTPLTVVPAPTRRWSARRRGGDPVTRIARTAVVDLPGVGVVQALRTRALVADSVGLSTADRQRNIGGRVRVVRPVADEVLVVDDIVTTGATAAESVRVLHTIGARVAAVLVVANA; via the coding sequence GTGGATCCCGGCGTCCCGGTGTACTCCCTGGGCCGTTACGCGGGGCCGCGGCGAGCAGTCGTCATCGCGGTCAAAGAGCACGGCCGAAATGATCTGCTGCGCCCGCTTGCCGGGGCGCTGCGGGCCGGCCTCTCCCACCTGCTGACCTGGGGTCTTCTCGATACCCCGCTGACGGTGGTCCCCGCACCGACCCGCCGGTGGTCGGCCCGTCGGCGTGGCGGTGACCCGGTGACTCGGATTGCGCGTACCGCTGTCGTCGACCTGCCGGGGGTGGGCGTCGTCCAGGCGCTGCGCACACGCGCTCTCGTGGCGGATTCGGTCGGGCTGTCCACCGCCGATCGGCAGCGCAACATCGGCGGCCGGGTCCGGGTCGTGCGGCCCGTCGCGGACGAAGTGCTCGTCGTCGACGACATCGTCACCACCGGCGCCACCGCCGCCGAGTCGGTTCGCGTGCTGCACACCATTGGGGCACGCGTGGCGGCCGTGCTGGTTGTGGCAAACGCGTGA
- the petC gene encoding Rieske Fe-S protein, giving the protein MRRKQFLAGAGLGIAGTALGACSTYGKDPDAAEESAVTTTGSAVAPVAILANVADVPVGGGVIVDQTVVTQPTAGDFVGFSATCTHAGCTVRDVAGATINCPCHGSKFNLDGTVANGPATRPLVSKPVTLQGDSIVLR; this is encoded by the coding sequence ATGCGACGCAAACAATTCCTTGCGGGTGCGGGGCTCGGAATCGCTGGTACCGCGTTGGGGGCCTGCAGCACGTACGGCAAGGATCCCGACGCCGCCGAGGAGTCGGCCGTGACGACGACCGGTAGCGCGGTGGCGCCGGTTGCGATCCTCGCAAACGTCGCCGACGTCCCGGTCGGCGGAGGTGTCATCGTCGACCAGACCGTGGTGACGCAACCGACGGCGGGTGATTTCGTGGGATTTTCGGCCACCTGCACTCACGCCGGGTGCACGGTGCGCGACGTCGCAGGCGCCACGATCAACTGCCCCTGCCACGGCAGCAAGTTCAACCTGGACGGCACGGTGGCGAACGGACCGGCAACGCGTCCGTTGGTGTCGAAACCAGTGACATTGCAAGGCGATTCGATCGTCTTGCGCTGA
- a CDS encoding sporulation/spore germination protein: MRILLAVLSVLALVLTGCAGVPSSSSPQAIGTVDRPAPPSLPKPTPGMDPDVLLREFLKATADPANRHLAARQFLTESASQAWDDAGSALLIDNVVFVETRGPDRVSVTMRADILGSLSDMGVFETGEGALPDPGPIELVKTADGWRIDKLPNGVFLDWQQFQATYRRNTLYFVDPTGSTVVPDPRYVAVSDPDQLATELVSKLIAGPRPEMAKTVRNLLEPPLKLRGPVTRADGGKMGVGRGYGGAKIDLDNLSTTDPHSRQLLAAQLIWTLSRAGVNGPYVINADGAALDDRFTDGWETSDVAATDPGAASGVAAGLHALVGGSLVALDGRRAPRVPGQFGQMPNQTAAAVSRTGQEVASIVTVRPDAPDMASSMWVGALGGAASQVLDARSLSRPSWSLDNAVWVVIDGNNVVRVIQDASGQPARIPVDSTLVSSRFPGVITELQLSRDGTRAAMVIDGRVVLAGVEQTPGGGYALTYPRRLGYGLGNTVVSLSWRTGDDIVVSRTDPAHPVSYVNLDGVNSDGPSRNLLMPVTTVAANPSTVYVADARGVVQLSGSVAEDDPAWAEVRPLLVPGAEPVLPG, encoded by the coding sequence GTGAGAATCCTGCTGGCAGTCCTGAGCGTGCTGGCGTTGGTTCTCACCGGCTGTGCGGGCGTGCCCAGTTCGTCCTCGCCGCAAGCGATCGGAACCGTCGACCGGCCCGCCCCGCCGAGCCTGCCCAAGCCGACTCCGGGCATGGATCCCGACGTGTTGCTGCGCGAATTCCTGAAGGCCACCGCCGATCCCGCGAACCGGCATCTGGCTGCGCGCCAGTTCCTGACCGAATCCGCTTCGCAAGCGTGGGATGACGCGGGCAGCGCGCTGCTGATCGACAACGTGGTGTTCGTCGAGACGCGCGGTCCCGACCGGGTGTCGGTGACCATGCGCGCCGACATCCTCGGATCGCTGTCGGACATGGGTGTGTTCGAAACGGGGGAAGGCGCGCTGCCAGACCCGGGGCCGATCGAACTGGTCAAGACCGCCGACGGTTGGCGCATCGACAAGCTGCCGAACGGCGTCTTCCTGGACTGGCAGCAGTTTCAGGCCACCTATCGACGCAACACCCTGTATTTCGTCGACCCGACCGGCAGCACCGTGGTGCCCGATCCGCGCTATGTCGCGGTGTCCGATCCCGACCAGTTGGCCACCGAACTGGTGAGCAAGCTGATCGCCGGGCCGCGACCGGAGATGGCCAAGACCGTCCGCAATCTCCTCGAACCGCCACTGAAACTGCGCGGCCCGGTCACCCGCGCCGACGGCGGCAAGATGGGCGTCGGCCGGGGCTACGGCGGCGCCAAAATCGATCTGGACAACCTGTCGACCACCGATCCGCACAGCAGGCAACTGCTTGCGGCGCAACTCATCTGGACGCTGTCCCGTGCGGGGGTCAACGGGCCGTACGTGATCAACGCCGACGGCGCCGCCCTCGACGACCGGTTCACCGACGGGTGGGAGACCTCCGACGTGGCGGCCACCGACCCGGGCGCGGCCTCGGGAGTGGCGGCGGGCCTGCACGCGCTGGTGGGCGGTTCGCTGGTCGCGCTCGACGGTCGGCGGGCGCCGCGGGTTCCCGGACAGTTCGGGCAGATGCCGAACCAGACCGCGGCGGCGGTGTCCCGCACGGGCCAGGAGGTGGCGTCGATCGTCACGGTGCGGCCGGACGCACCGGATATGGCGTCGTCGATGTGGGTCGGCGCGCTCGGCGGGGCCGCGTCGCAGGTGTTGGATGCCCGAAGCCTGTCGCGGCCGAGCTGGTCGCTGGACAACGCGGTGTGGGTGGTGATCGACGGCAACAACGTCGTGCGTGTCATCCAGGACGCGTCGGGCCAGCCGGCGCGCATACCGGTCGACTCCACGCTGGTGTCGAGCAGGTTTCCCGGCGTGATCACCGAACTGCAGCTGTCGCGCGACGGCACCCGCGCGGCGATGGTGATCGACGGCCGGGTCGTTTTGGCCGGTGTCGAACAGACCCCCGGCGGCGGCTACGCGCTGACCTACCCGCGACGCCTGGGCTACGGCCTGGGCAACACCGTGGTGTCGCTGTCATGGCGCACCGGCGACGACATCGTGGTCAGTCGCACCGATCCTGCGCATCCGGTCTCCTACGTCAACCTCGACGGCGTTAACTCCGACGGGCCGAGCCGCAACCTGCTGATGCCGGTCACCACCGTGGCGGCCAACCCGTCGACGGTGTACGTGGCCGACGCCCGCGGGGTCGTGCAACTGTCCGGCTCGGTGGCCGAGGACGATCCGGCGTGGGCCGAGGTGCGTCCGCTGCTGGTGCCCGGCGCCGAACCCGTGCTGCCGGGCTGA